The segment ACCCAGGTCGGCCAGGACCTCGGAGTGTGCCGTCACCATGGCGCTGACTCTAGAGCGTGGGAGGGAGCTCGATGACCGGCGCACTGCAGGTGGTCGTGATGGGGGTCTCCGGCACCGGCAAGAGCGAGGTGGGCAGCCGCGTCGCTGACCGGCTCTCCATGACCTACGTCGAGGGCGACGCCCACCACCCGGCCGCCAACATCGCGAAGATGTCGGCGGGCACGCCCCTCACGGACGACGACCGGCGGCCGTGGCTCGAGGAGCTGGCGGGCATCCTCGCCGACCACGCCGCACGAGGGATCCCCACGGTGCTCGGCTGCTCGGCGCTGCGGCGGACCTACCGCGACCTGCTGCGTGGTGACCAGCCGCCCGGCTCCGTGGCGTTCCTGCACCTCGTGGCCGACGTGGACGTGCTCGACGCCCGGATGCGCCGTCGGGAGCACTTCATGCCGGCGACCCTCCTGCGCAGCCAGCTCGACACGCTCGAGCCGCTGGAGCCCGACGAGCCGGGGGTGGCCATCGACGTCGACGCCCCGCTCGACCTGGTGGTCGACCGGGGCGTCGAGGCCGTGCGAGGTCTTCGCTAGAAGAGGCCGCACGTGGACAGGAACGGCGTCCCCGCCACCCGACCCTCGAGGAACGCGAAGGCGTTCGGGAACCCGGCGACCGCTCCCCCGACGTGCGTCGGCGTCACGAGCGTCTGGAACCGCACCTTCGCGCCCTTGGAGCACCAGGAGCGCGCCATGTCGCGGCCCTGCGCGTAGTCGACGACGTCGTCGAGGCCCGAGTGCGCGACGAGGCTCGGCACCGTGGGCCGCGCCGAGCCGAGACGTCGCTCGGCCAGGGCCGCGGCGATGTCCGGACGGCTGAGGAACGCCGAGATCGGTCGACCGTCGACCGTGAGGTCGCTCGTGCGGGTGAAGGCGAACGAGGCGACCCCGTCGATGGTGCAGCTGTCCTGCACGCGGTCGAGGAAGTCCTGGCCGCGCGCGTTGAGCAGGTCGCGGATGCCCAGCTGCGGCTCGGCGTCGTCGAGCGCCGCGACGGCGTAGCCGAGGAACGCCGCGTACGGCGAGCCGTCGAGCTTC is part of the Aeromicrobium sp. Leaf245 genome and harbors:
- a CDS encoding gluconokinase, with amino-acid sequence MTGALQVVVMGVSGTGKSEVGSRVADRLSMTYVEGDAHHPAANIAKMSAGTPLTDDDRRPWLEELAGILADHAARGIPTVLGCSALRRTYRDLLRGDQPPGSVAFLHLVADVDVLDARMRRREHFMPATLLRSQLDTLEPLEPDEPGVAIDVDAPLDLVVDRGVEAVRGLR